In the genome of Streptomyces collinus, one region contains:
- a CDS encoding SRPBCC family protein: protein MSSNGTPAARDQRPPPRPRLRAAAVALALAGVLAATAPTAQAAAHGGTGGSRCGGRGVDSGALIRYESDILVKAPLRTVWKLQTDVERWPSWQPPVTTMERLDQGPLRKGSRFRWTTPAPATPTTPATTLEITSTVQRLRDKDCILWKGPATGEGLRIDEGVHLWTFRKVRGGVRVHTEETWTGDQVEADVRTATEALGQGLEAWLRDLKATAEARSGGRPH from the coding sequence ATGTCCAGCAACGGCACACCGGCCGCACGCGACCAGCGCCCCCCGCCCCGTCCCCGTCTGCGCGCGGCCGCGGTGGCCCTCGCCCTCGCCGGTGTTCTCGCCGCCACGGCCCCCACCGCCCAGGCAGCCGCCCACGGCGGGACCGGCGGTTCCCGCTGCGGCGGACGCGGCGTCGACTCCGGCGCCCTCATCCGCTACGAGTCCGACATCCTGGTCAAGGCGCCGCTGCGCACGGTCTGGAAGCTGCAGACGGACGTCGAGCGCTGGCCCTCCTGGCAGCCGCCGGTCACCACGATGGAGCGTCTCGACCAGGGCCCGCTGCGGAAGGGCTCGCGGTTCCGCTGGACCACCCCGGCGCCCGCCACCCCCACCACCCCCGCCACCACCCTGGAGATCACCTCCACCGTCCAGCGCCTGCGCGATAAGGACTGCATCCTGTGGAAGGGGCCCGCGACAGGCGAGGGCCTGCGCATCGACGAGGGCGTCCACCTGTGGACCTTCCGGAAGGTCCGGGGCGGGGTGCGGGTGCACACCGAGGAGACCTGGACCGGCGACCAGGTCGAAGCGGACGTCCGAACCGCGACCGAGGCCCTCGGACAGGGCCTCGAAGCGTGGCTGCGCGACCTGAAGGCCACCGCCGAAGCGCGCTCCGGCGGCCGTCCTCACTGA
- a CDS encoding phytanoyl-CoA dioxygenase family protein yields the protein MPTTKQLLSSAEVARFTAHGFLRLDGVVPREMNEEALGVFAAGALPAVPYGTAVPVAFPEGSFARRLLELPAVAGALESLVGPDPAVDHHFVHTRPPHEGSAQPLHADALIDVRADAFDVQLMYYPQEVTAGMGGTLVVPGSHLRRINESDTGRYQNLRGQTRLTCPAGTVLLLHHGIWHGGRRNDSDTVRHMYKIRFNPTVPQVRLWDTRDVDSPAVREELRRTFPWYEQATARLEIHNRILLWRSLTADPGFDIDHWATRISNRPAAHAASRSTV from the coding sequence ATGCCAACCACGAAACAGCTGCTGAGCTCCGCCGAGGTGGCGCGCTTCACGGCCCACGGTTTCCTGCGCCTCGACGGCGTCGTGCCCCGGGAGATGAACGAGGAGGCGCTCGGTGTCTTCGCCGCCGGAGCGCTGCCCGCCGTGCCGTACGGAACCGCGGTGCCGGTGGCCTTCCCGGAGGGTTCCTTCGCCCGACGGCTCCTCGAACTGCCCGCTGTGGCAGGCGCGCTGGAGAGCCTGGTGGGTCCGGATCCGGCCGTCGACCACCACTTCGTCCACACCCGCCCGCCCCATGAGGGCAGCGCGCAGCCGTTGCACGCCGACGCCCTCATCGATGTGCGGGCCGACGCGTTCGACGTGCAGCTCATGTACTACCCGCAGGAGGTCACCGCCGGCATGGGCGGCACGCTCGTCGTCCCGGGCAGCCATCTGCGCCGCATCAACGAGTCCGACACCGGCCGCTACCAGAACCTGCGCGGCCAGACCCGGCTGACCTGCCCGGCCGGCACCGTGCTGCTGCTGCACCACGGCATCTGGCACGGCGGGCGGCGCAACGACAGCGACACCGTCCGCCACATGTACAAGATCCGCTTCAATCCGACCGTGCCGCAGGTGCGGCTGTGGGACACGCGGGACGTGGACTCCCCCGCCGTCCGCGAGGAGTTGCGGCGCACCTTCCCCTGGTACGAGCAGGCCACCGCCCGGCTGGAGATCCACAACCGGATCCTGCTGTGGCGCTCCCTGACCGCCGACCCCGGCTTCGACATCGACCACTGGGCGACCCGCATCTCCAACCGGCCCGCCGCGCACGCCGCATCGAGGAGCACCGTATGA
- a CDS encoding AraC family transcriptional regulator, whose amino-acid sequence MPTFVELPLDLPPDLVHAGVGVHGSAGPHEVFRLPHLWQLHLYGYSGTLEFGGARHPIRPGHLSLVPPGTEVHFHYDAPRCEHLYAHFRLPGDGERRRLPAMQDAGAEAAVLGALLRQTIAACAQSPARASAELWTALWRTTGLAEAAEPPSGSRHPALRAAMAHIEEHLADPLSVPGIARAAGVSHTHLTRLFREDTGHTVVGWVRRRRMERARHLLVASTLAIPAVAATVGIPDLQAFNKTCRKELGASPRAVRQAAGA is encoded by the coding sequence ATGCCGACCTTCGTTGAACTGCCCCTCGACCTGCCGCCGGACCTGGTTCATGCGGGCGTGGGCGTGCACGGCTCGGCCGGCCCGCACGAGGTCTTCCGCCTCCCGCACCTGTGGCAGCTCCACCTCTACGGCTACTCCGGCACCCTGGAGTTCGGCGGCGCGCGGCACCCGATCCGCCCCGGCCACCTCAGCCTCGTACCGCCCGGCACGGAGGTGCACTTCCACTACGACGCCCCGCGCTGCGAGCACCTGTACGCACACTTCCGGCTGCCGGGCGACGGGGAGCGGCGCCGGCTCCCGGCGATGCAGGACGCCGGTGCGGAGGCGGCGGTGCTGGGCGCCCTGCTGCGCCAGACGATCGCGGCGTGCGCGCAGTCCCCGGCCCGGGCCTCCGCGGAACTGTGGACGGCACTGTGGCGCACGACCGGTCTGGCCGAGGCCGCCGAGCCGCCCTCCGGGTCCCGGCACCCGGCGCTGCGGGCGGCCATGGCCCATATCGAGGAGCACCTGGCCGACCCGCTGAGCGTCCCCGGGATCGCCCGGGCCGCCGGGGTGTCGCACACGCACCTGACCCGGCTGTTCCGCGAGGACACCGGGCACACGGTCGTCGGCTGGGTCCGGCGCCGCCGCATGGAGCGCGCCCGCCACCTGCTCGTCGCCTCGACGCTGGCGATCCCGGCCGTCGCGGCGACGGTCGGCATCCCCGACCTCCAGGCGTTCAACAAGACCTGCCGCAAGGAACTCGGCGCGTCCCCGCGCGCCGTGCGGCAGGCCGCGGGCGCGTAG
- a CDS encoding Ohr family peroxiredoxin, with protein sequence MAFSYTAVVKVDGEGRNGGSVRSEDGLLRTSLALPKELGGAGGATNPEQLFAAGWAACFLGAVRRAAAERRIRLTGTAVSAEITLHHGDDGEFGLAAALSLELGGVDQETAAELGAAAHRICPYSKATRGNIPVTVSAVAG encoded by the coding sequence ATGGCATTCAGCTACACCGCCGTCGTGAAGGTCGACGGAGAAGGCCGCAACGGCGGCAGCGTGCGGTCCGAGGACGGACTTCTGCGGACCTCGCTGGCCCTACCGAAGGAGCTGGGCGGCGCCGGTGGCGCCACCAACCCCGAGCAGTTGTTCGCGGCGGGCTGGGCGGCCTGCTTCCTGGGGGCCGTGCGCCGCGCCGCCGCCGAGCGGAGGATCAGGCTGACCGGTACCGCTGTCAGCGCCGAGATCACCCTCCACCACGGTGACGACGGTGAGTTCGGCCTGGCCGCCGCGCTGAGCCTCGAACTCGGCGGCGTCGACCAGGAGACGGCCGCGGAACTGGGCGCCGCGGCCCATCGGATCTGCCCCTACTCCAAGGCCACCCGCGGCAACATTCCCGTCACCGTCTCGGCCGTCGCCGGCTGA
- a CDS encoding alpha/beta fold hydrolase, whose product MINRRSFGKALGVGAGAAAVGLAGAGSAAGAHRGTRAGAHTTFPRIQQVKAGVLDVGYAELGPAHGSVVICLHGWPYDIHSYVDVAPLLAERGYRVIVPYLRGHGTTRFLSGRTFRNAQQSAIAMDVIALMDALKIHRAVLAGFDWGSRTADIVAALRPERCTALVSVGGYLVTDREANLKPLAPKAELAWWYQYYFATERGRLAMEDKKLRHDLTRLVWDTVSPTWDFDDATFERTAAAFDNPDYAAVVVHNYRWRLSLADGERRYDGLEKLLAARPTIGVPTITLDAERDPFTAPGGGTSYRDRFTGPYEHRTLPGIGHNVPQEAPEAFVQAVVDAGHL is encoded by the coding sequence GTGATCAACAGGCGTAGTTTCGGCAAGGCCCTCGGAGTGGGCGCGGGAGCGGCGGCCGTAGGGCTGGCCGGCGCGGGGAGCGCCGCCGGTGCGCACCGCGGTACACGCGCCGGGGCGCACACCACGTTTCCGCGGATCCAGCAGGTCAAGGCCGGTGTCCTGGACGTCGGCTACGCCGAACTCGGCCCCGCCCACGGGTCCGTGGTCATCTGCCTGCACGGCTGGCCGTACGACATCCACAGCTACGTCGACGTCGCTCCGCTGCTGGCCGAGCGGGGGTACCGGGTGATCGTCCCGTACCTGCGGGGTCACGGCACGACGCGCTTCCTGTCCGGCCGGACCTTCCGCAACGCCCAGCAGTCGGCGATCGCCATGGACGTGATCGCGCTGATGGACGCCCTGAAGATCCACCGGGCCGTGCTGGCCGGCTTCGACTGGGGCTCACGCACCGCCGACATCGTCGCCGCGCTCCGGCCCGAACGCTGCACGGCGCTGGTGTCGGTGGGCGGCTACCTCGTCACCGACCGGGAGGCCAATCTCAAGCCGCTGGCGCCCAAGGCCGAACTCGCCTGGTGGTACCAGTACTACTTCGCCACCGAGCGGGGCCGGCTCGCCATGGAGGACAAGAAGCTGCGCCACGACCTGACCCGGCTCGTCTGGGACACGGTCTCCCCGACCTGGGACTTCGACGACGCCACGTTCGAGCGCACCGCGGCGGCCTTCGACAACCCCGACTACGCGGCCGTCGTCGTCCACAACTACCGCTGGCGGCTGAGCCTCGCCGACGGGGAGCGCCGCTACGACGGACTGGAGAAGCTGCTCGCCGCCCGCCCCACGATCGGGGTCCCGACCATCACGCTCGACGCCGAGCGGGACCCCTTCACTGCTCCGGGCGGCGGCACCTCGTACCGGGACAGGTTCACCGGCCCCTACGAGCACCGCACCCTGCCCGGCATCGGACACAACGTGCCCCAGGAGGCCCCGGAGGCCTTCGTGCAGGCCGTCGTCGACGCCGGTCACCTCTGA
- a CDS encoding CGNR zinc finger domain-containing protein, translating to MNLDHVFVCGNPALDFAATLRARRTVRFEMFVTPDRLNAWYVESGLVDAVSPGQEADVERARAVREAVYLLVTARRLGEEYDGAALTVVNNAARTPPAVPQLTPSGRWTQATPDEALSLVARHAVELLSGPDVPLLKECDNPECTRTYIDRSRGMRRQWCGMDSCGNKIKAAAYRARKRTATETSRPRTS from the coding sequence GTGAATCTCGACCACGTCTTCGTCTGCGGAAACCCGGCACTCGACTTCGCCGCCACGCTCCGGGCCCGCCGTACGGTGCGCTTCGAGATGTTCGTGACGCCGGACCGGCTGAACGCCTGGTACGTGGAGTCCGGTCTGGTCGACGCGGTCTCCCCGGGCCAGGAGGCCGACGTCGAACGGGCGAGGGCCGTGCGGGAGGCCGTCTATCTGCTGGTCACCGCCCGCCGGCTCGGGGAGGAGTACGACGGGGCGGCGCTGACCGTCGTGAACAACGCCGCCCGCACGCCGCCCGCCGTACCCCAGCTCACCCCGTCGGGGCGCTGGACGCAGGCGACGCCGGACGAGGCCCTCTCCCTGGTGGCGCGGCACGCCGTCGAGCTCCTGAGCGGCCCGGACGTGCCCCTGCTCAAGGAGTGCGACAACCCGGAGTGCACCCGCACCTACATCGACCGCTCACGGGGCATGCGGCGCCAGTGGTGCGGGATGGACTCCTGCGGCAACAAGATCAAGGCCGCCGCGTACCGCGCCCGCAAGAGGACCGCGACGGAAACTAGCCGCCCACGTACCAGCTGA
- a CDS encoding DUF4190 domain-containing protein, whose amino-acid sequence MASYGGSSAASSGSRTNGLAIASLCCGIVGLFFLNIVLGPLAIVFGAVARRQASVKNGAGMAKAGIILGVVDVVLWLVLLAIASSNGGFSWYVGG is encoded by the coding sequence ATGGCGAGTTACGGCGGTTCCTCTGCCGCGTCCTCCGGTTCGCGCACCAACGGCCTGGCGATAGCGAGCCTGTGCTGCGGCATCGTCGGCCTGTTCTTCCTCAACATCGTGCTCGGTCCGCTGGCCATCGTCTTCGGTGCCGTCGCCCGCCGGCAGGCGTCGGTGAAGAACGGCGCGGGGATGGCGAAGGCCGGCATCATCCTCGGCGTCGTCGACGTGGTCCTGTGGCTGGTGCTCCTGGCCATAGCCAGCAGCAACGGCGGCTTCAGCTGGTACGTGGGCGGCTAG
- a CDS encoding TetR/AcrR family transcriptional regulator has translation MARLPSAERRRQLTEAAIRAMARDGVPRTTTRSIAAEAGVSLSVFHYCFDSKQQLVESVITTITGHYVTVVKEAIRPRATLEETVRAGFQAYWDHVRTHPDEHMLTYELTQYALRSPGFEHLARRQYELYAETYTELIDQLRESMGLRLRVPVPVLARYLAAMTDGLTLNYLVLGDDAAWTGILDTVTAHVAGLVQEN, from the coding sequence ATGGCACGGTTGCCGTCCGCCGAGCGGCGGCGACAGCTCACCGAAGCGGCGATCCGGGCGATGGCCCGGGACGGCGTCCCCAGGACGACGACCCGGTCCATCGCCGCGGAGGCGGGCGTCTCGCTGAGCGTCTTCCACTACTGCTTCGACTCCAAGCAGCAGCTGGTCGAGTCCGTCATCACCACCATCACCGGGCACTACGTGACGGTGGTGAAGGAGGCCATCCGGCCCCGGGCCACCCTGGAGGAGACCGTCCGGGCCGGCTTCCAGGCGTACTGGGACCACGTCCGCACCCACCCCGACGAGCACATGCTCACCTACGAGCTCACCCAGTACGCGCTGCGCAGCCCCGGTTTCGAACACCTGGCACGCCGTCAGTACGAGCTGTACGCCGAGACGTACACGGAGCTCATCGACCAGTTGCGCGAGAGCATGGGGCTGCGCCTGCGTGTGCCGGTCCCCGTGCTGGCCCGTTACCTGGCGGCCATGACCGACGGCCTGACGCTCAACTACCTCGTGCTCGGCGACGACGCGGCCTGGACGGGCATCCTCGACACGGTCACCGCGCACGTCGCGGGGCTGGTGCAGGAGAACTGA